One window of the Catenulispora sp. MAP5-51 genome contains the following:
- a CDS encoding hemolysin family protein: MSPILVSILVVLALILVEALFVASEIALVSLREVQIETMAQQGRRGQVVAKLVRDQNRWLATVQIGVTLTALLSSAYGAITLSESAKRGLISAGLGKGLAGFVGVVGVTLVITFVTLVIGELAPKRLALQRPESTARAVAPFLNRMAAVVRPFIFLLSVCTNGVVRLFGGDPSVGREAVSSDELRLMVAGNETLNSDERELIDEIFDAGDRQLREVLVPRTEVTFLDAELPIRQAARIAASEPHSRYPVIEGSADNVIGFVHVRDFLNPELAGRSIRLEEIARPVKMLPTSKQVLSALSEMRAESMHLAIVVDEYGGTAGIVTLEDLIEELIGDIQDEYDVGQAGTTRLVGGVMEVDGLLNLDDFMDETGIELPDGPYETAAGFLVAQLGRLPSLGDEVVVAFDAVPGTGSGTSSGSGSDDEDVERELHRSQLKVAEMDGRRIARIRITRLPEGGEGSDAEASDVAGSDVAGSDAEGSDAETSSAETSSAEAPETTPDLTSGDHSGTDGGEVPGQAGAGEEIPGEPDQSEPRI; encoded by the coding sequence GTGAGTCCGATTCTCGTGTCCATCCTGGTCGTGCTGGCGCTGATCCTCGTCGAGGCGCTGTTCGTCGCCTCCGAGATCGCGCTCGTTTCGTTGCGCGAGGTCCAGATCGAGACCATGGCCCAGCAGGGCCGCCGCGGCCAGGTGGTGGCCAAACTGGTGCGCGACCAGAACCGCTGGCTGGCCACCGTGCAGATCGGCGTCACGCTGACCGCGCTGCTGTCCTCCGCCTACGGCGCCATCACCCTGTCCGAAAGCGCCAAACGCGGACTGATCAGCGCCGGACTGGGCAAGGGCCTGGCCGGCTTCGTCGGCGTCGTCGGCGTCACCCTGGTCATCACCTTCGTGACCCTGGTCATCGGCGAACTCGCGCCCAAGCGGCTGGCGCTGCAACGGCCCGAGTCCACGGCGCGCGCGGTCGCGCCGTTCCTGAACCGGATGGCCGCGGTGGTCCGGCCCTTCATCTTCCTGCTCTCGGTGTGCACCAACGGCGTGGTGCGGCTGTTCGGCGGCGACCCGTCCGTGGGCCGCGAGGCGGTGTCCTCCGACGAACTGCGCCTGATGGTGGCCGGCAACGAGACCCTGAACAGCGACGAGCGCGAGCTGATCGACGAGATCTTCGACGCCGGCGACCGGCAGCTGCGCGAGGTGCTGGTGCCCCGGACCGAGGTCACGTTCCTGGACGCCGAGCTGCCGATCCGCCAGGCGGCGCGCATCGCGGCCTCCGAGCCGCACTCCCGCTACCCGGTGATCGAGGGCTCGGCGGACAACGTCATCGGCTTCGTGCACGTGCGCGACTTCCTCAACCCGGAGCTGGCCGGGCGCTCGATCCGGCTGGAGGAGATCGCCCGCCCGGTGAAGATGCTCCCGACCTCCAAGCAGGTGCTCTCGGCGCTGTCGGAGATGCGCGCGGAGTCCATGCACCTGGCGATCGTCGTGGACGAGTACGGCGGCACCGCCGGCATCGTCACCCTGGAGGACCTGATCGAGGAGCTGATCGGCGACATCCAGGACGAGTACGACGTCGGCCAGGCCGGCACCACCCGCCTGGTCGGCGGGGTGATGGAGGTCGACGGCCTGCTGAACCTCGACGACTTCATGGACGAGACCGGCATCGAGCTGCCCGACGGCCCCTACGAGACCGCGGCCGGCTTCCTGGTGGCCCAGCTCGGCCGGCTGCCGAGTCTGGGCGACGAGGTGGTGGTGGCCTTCGACGCCGTACCCGGGACCGGCTCCGGCACCAGCTCCGGCTCCGGCTCCGACGACGAGGACGTCGAGCGCGAGCTCCACCGCTCCCAGCTGAAGGTGGCCGAGATGGACGGCCGCCGGATCGCGCGGATCCGGATCACGCGGCTGCCGGAGGGCGGCGAGGGTTCGGACGCCGAGGCTTCGGACGTAGCGGGTTCGGACGTAGCGGGTTCGGACGCCGAGGGTTCGGATGCCGAGACTTCCTCCGCTGAAACTTCCTCCGCCGAAGCTCCCGAGACCACCCCGGATCTCACCTCGGGTGACCATTCGGGCACTGATGGTGGCGAAGTCCCGGGGCAGGCCGGTGCGGGTGAGGAGATCCCGGGAGAACCCGATCAAAGCGAGCCGCGGATCTGA
- the trpS gene encoding tryptophan--tRNA ligase encodes MGPMAAAPQSSGRKRVFSGIQPTADSFHVGNYLGAIRQWVPLQETHETIYCVVDLHAITVEQDPKLLRQRTRVAAAQLLAAGIDPGRSTLFVQSHVPEHAQLAWVLTCMTGFGEASRMTQFKDKSGKQGSANTNVGLFTYPMLMAADVLLYNADEVPVGEDQRQHLELTRDLAQRFNGRYGDCFTVPDPYIIKATGKITDLQEPGAKMSKSASSPAGIIELLDDPKVSAKKIRSAVTDTEREIRYDEENKAGISNLLSIYSALDGRSIAELETAYAGKGYGDLKKDLAEVFVEFATPFRERTQAILAEPDKLDAVLAEGAAKARAIATRTLAEVYDRVGFLPAAGN; translated from the coding sequence ATGGGGCCTATGGCAGCCGCTCCCCAGTCCTCCGGTCGCAAGCGCGTCTTCTCCGGCATCCAGCCGACCGCCGACTCCTTCCACGTCGGCAACTACCTCGGCGCGATCCGGCAGTGGGTGCCGCTGCAGGAGACCCACGAGACCATCTACTGCGTCGTGGACCTGCACGCGATCACCGTCGAGCAGGACCCGAAGCTGCTGCGCCAGCGCACCCGGGTGGCCGCCGCGCAGCTGCTGGCAGCTGGCATCGACCCGGGCCGCAGCACCCTGTTCGTGCAGAGCCATGTGCCCGAGCACGCGCAGCTGGCCTGGGTTCTGACGTGCATGACCGGCTTCGGCGAGGCCAGCCGGATGACCCAGTTCAAGGACAAGTCCGGCAAGCAGGGCTCGGCCAACACCAACGTGGGGCTGTTCACCTACCCGATGCTGATGGCCGCCGACGTGCTGCTGTACAACGCCGACGAGGTCCCGGTCGGCGAGGACCAGCGCCAGCACCTGGAGCTCACCCGCGACCTGGCGCAGCGCTTCAACGGCCGCTACGGCGACTGCTTCACCGTCCCGGACCCGTACATCATCAAGGCCACCGGCAAGATCACCGACCTGCAGGAGCCGGGCGCGAAGATGTCCAAGTCGGCCTCCTCGCCGGCCGGCATCATCGAGCTGCTGGACGACCCGAAGGTCTCGGCCAAGAAGATCCGCTCCGCGGTCACCGACACCGAGCGCGAGATCCGCTACGACGAGGAGAACAAGGCGGGCATCTCCAACCTGCTGTCGATCTACTCGGCCCTGGACGGCCGGTCCATCGCCGAGCTGGAGACCGCCTACGCGGGCAAGGGCTACGGCGACCTGAAGAAGGACCTCGCCGAGGTGTTCGTGGAGTTCGCGACCCCCTTCCGCGAGCGGACCCAGGCCATCCTGGCCGAGCCGGACAAGCTGGACGCGGTCCTGGCCGAGGGCGCGGCCAAGGCCCGGGCCATCGCCACCCGGACGCTGGCGGAGGTCTACGACCGCGTCGGATTCCTGCCCGCGGCGGGGAACTGA
- a CDS encoding 2'-5' RNA ligase family protein, whose protein sequence is MGGVSDPLAATFAGANPFAAGGRGADTVTIGVAVPIPEPYGTELQKWRESFHDPMALAIPTHVTLLPPSEVEREDLPGIEDHLAKAAASGRPFSMLLQGTGTFRPISPVTFVRLAQGAEECAATEALVRSGILAGEARFPYHPHVTVAHELPEAALDRAEHALAGYEARFPVTGFALYLHGDDGVWRVRRVFPYGR, encoded by the coding sequence GTGGGCGGCGTATCCGATCCGCTCGCCGCGACCTTCGCCGGGGCGAACCCCTTCGCGGCCGGGGGCCGGGGCGCGGACACCGTGACCATCGGCGTCGCGGTGCCCATCCCGGAGCCGTACGGCACCGAGCTGCAGAAGTGGCGCGAGTCCTTCCACGACCCGATGGCCCTGGCCATCCCGACCCACGTGACGCTGCTCCCGCCCAGCGAGGTCGAGCGCGAGGACCTGCCCGGCATCGAGGACCACCTGGCCAAGGCGGCCGCCTCCGGCCGGCCGTTCTCGATGCTGCTCCAGGGCACCGGCACCTTCCGCCCGATCTCGCCGGTGACCTTCGTCCGCCTGGCTCAGGGCGCCGAGGAGTGCGCGGCCACCGAGGCCCTGGTCCGCTCCGGCATACTCGCCGGCGAGGCCCGCTTCCCCTACCACCCGCACGTCACCGTCGCCCACGAGCTGCCCGAAGCGGCGCTCGACCGCGCCGAGCACGCGCTCGCGGGCTACGAGGCCCGCTTCCCGGTGACCGGGTTCGCGCTGTACCTGCACGGCGACGACGGCGTGTGGCGGGTGCGGCGGGTCTTCCCCTACGGCCGCTAG
- a CDS encoding MFS transporter: MTCQLMLVLDATIVNIALPKIQTSLKFTDANLSWVLNAYTLAFGGLLLLGGRAGDILGRRRMFVSGVILFTVASFIGGLAVDSTMLLASRALQGVGAAMAGPSMLALIITTFPEGAPRVKAMSLFTAVSSAGGSVGLLLGGMLTTWGSWRLVMYINVPIGAVAAIAAARLLNESPRVQGRFDIPGAITSVTGMGSLVYGFINASEHGWSNGVTIGVFVAAVVLLTSFVFIESRVDFPVFPLRLLRDSTRARSYGSYVLLVGAMFSMFFFMPQFMQEVLQYSPMRAGLAFLPLTATLFTVSRFIPKLLPRFGPRPLIAVGTALIAGALFWLSQISVHTGFVTGLLVPFLMFGLGGGIAFSPIALNIMNGLAPRDSGAGSGLMQACQQIGGALGIAVLVTIFTSSMKGSHNPNPAVNFTHGLGTGLTVGSGIALAVCLISLTLKPKPAAGASSGPAPVLE, encoded by the coding sequence GTGACCTGCCAGCTGATGCTGGTCCTTGACGCCACCATCGTCAACATAGCCCTGCCGAAGATCCAGACGTCGCTGAAGTTCACGGACGCGAACCTTTCGTGGGTCTTGAACGCCTACACGCTGGCTTTCGGCGGTCTGCTGCTGCTCGGCGGGCGTGCGGGCGACATCCTGGGACGGCGGCGGATGTTCGTCTCCGGGGTCATCCTTTTCACTGTCGCGTCCTTCATCGGCGGGCTCGCGGTCGACTCCACCATGCTGCTCGCCTCGCGGGCGTTGCAGGGTGTGGGTGCGGCGATGGCCGGGCCCAGCATGCTGGCTCTGATCATCACCACCTTCCCGGAGGGTGCGCCCCGGGTGAAGGCCATGAGCCTGTTCACCGCGGTGTCCAGTGCCGGCGGATCGGTCGGTCTGCTGCTGGGCGGGATGCTGACCACGTGGGGCTCGTGGCGGCTGGTCATGTACATCAACGTGCCGATCGGCGCGGTGGCGGCGATCGCCGCGGCGCGGCTGCTGAACGAGTCGCCGCGGGTGCAGGGCCGGTTCGACATCCCCGGGGCGATCACCTCGGTCACCGGCATGGGCAGCCTGGTCTACGGCTTCATCAACGCCTCGGAGCACGGGTGGAGCAACGGGGTGACCATCGGCGTCTTCGTCGCGGCGGTGGTGTTGCTGACCTCGTTCGTGTTCATCGAGTCGCGGGTGGACTTCCCGGTGTTCCCGCTGCGGCTGCTGAGGGACAGCACCAGGGCCCGTAGCTACGGCTCCTACGTGCTGCTGGTCGGGGCGATGTTCTCCATGTTCTTCTTCATGCCGCAGTTCATGCAGGAGGTGCTGCAGTACTCGCCGATGCGGGCGGGTCTGGCGTTCCTGCCGCTGACCGCGACGCTGTTCACGGTCTCGCGCTTCATCCCCAAGCTGCTGCCCCGGTTCGGGCCGCGGCCGCTGATCGCGGTCGGGACCGCGCTGATCGCCGGGGCGCTGTTCTGGCTCTCGCAGATCTCGGTGCACACCGGCTTCGTCACCGGGCTGCTGGTGCCGTTCCTGATGTTCGGGCTCGGCGGCGGTATCGCGTTCAGCCCGATCGCGCTGAACATCATGAACGGCCTGGCGCCGCGGGACTCCGGGGCCGGGTCCGGCCTGATGCAGGCCTGTCAGCAGATCGGCGGCGCGCTGGGGATCGCGGTGCTGGTGACCATCTTCACCTCGTCGATGAAGGGCAGCCACAACCCGAACCCGGCGGTGAACTTCACGCACGGGCTGGGGACCGGTCTGACGGTGGGGTCGGGGATCGCACTGGCGGTGTGCCTGATCTCGCTGACGCTGAAGCCGAAGCCCGCGGCGGGGGCGAGTTCGGGGCCCGCACCAGTTCTGGAGTAG
- a CDS encoding TetR/AcrR family transcriptional regulator, whose translation MRADALRNRERLVEVAQSAFANNGIETSLEDIARQAGVGIGTLYRRFPRREDLIAAVLAERYLKLAECALVLSERREDADAALTEWLTLLIEHMAIYRGLSMAVKEAIHDQSTALGRTCKEMMDAGTELLKRGQRAGAFRPDVTFYDVMALCSGIVTAVERRAEKPVDSDIPPVNPYLLLDVVLRGLRTPDA comes from the coding sequence GTGAGGGCAGACGCGCTCCGCAACCGCGAGCGCCTCGTCGAGGTCGCCCAGTCGGCGTTCGCGAACAACGGGATCGAGACATCCCTGGAGGACATCGCCCGCCAGGCCGGCGTCGGAATCGGGACACTCTACCGCCGGTTCCCCCGGCGCGAGGACCTCATCGCCGCCGTCCTGGCCGAGCGCTACCTGAAACTCGCCGAGTGCGCCCTGGTCCTGTCCGAACGCCGCGAGGACGCCGACGCCGCACTCACCGAATGGCTGACCCTCCTGATCGAGCACATGGCCATCTACCGAGGCCTGTCCATGGCGGTGAAAGAGGCCATCCACGACCAGAGCACCGCCCTGGGCCGCACCTGCAAAGAAATGATGGACGCCGGCACCGAACTCCTGAAGCGAGGCCAACGCGCCGGCGCCTTCCGCCCCGACGTCACCTTCTACGACGTGATGGCCCTGTGCTCCGGCATCGTCACGGCCGTCGAACGCCGCGCCGAGAAGCCCGTCGACTCCGACATCCCCCCGGTGAACCCCTACCTCCTCCTCGACGTGGTCCTCCGAGGCCTCCGCACACCGGACGCCTGA
- a CDS encoding phosphatase PAP2 family protein: MLTEPRHAVAHHRAPVFDDRARASALRLWGAVSFGLFVLLALIVATKASRGADQSVDNSLNKFALHNTGVTDIFKAVTNTGAPTVTLALGLLAAAAFYALRMRPSAYFAAASVIGAYAIAYIAKKAVNRHRPLWDAAHTISTESGASFPSGHATGTSTLAAVLILAGIPLLAGLTARRTATTLLVLYVIVIAASRPLLGVHFPTDVLAGAALGTGWTLLCASVLRPWQDQPSAG; encoded by the coding sequence ATGCTCACCGAACCCCGGCATGCCGTCGCCCACCACCGCGCCCCCGTCTTCGACGACCGCGCCCGAGCATCGGCACTCCGACTGTGGGGAGCGGTCTCCTTCGGCCTCTTCGTCCTGCTGGCACTCATCGTCGCCACCAAGGCATCCCGGGGCGCCGACCAGTCGGTGGACAACTCACTGAACAAGTTCGCCCTGCACAACACCGGGGTGACCGACATCTTCAAGGCGGTCACCAACACCGGCGCCCCAACCGTGACCCTGGCCCTCGGCCTCCTGGCCGCGGCCGCCTTCTACGCCCTGCGCATGCGCCCCTCGGCATATTTCGCCGCAGCCTCGGTCATCGGCGCCTACGCCATCGCCTACATCGCCAAGAAAGCCGTGAACCGCCACCGCCCGCTCTGGGACGCCGCGCACACGATCTCCACAGAATCCGGCGCCTCCTTCCCCTCCGGCCACGCCACAGGCACCTCCACCTTGGCCGCAGTGCTGATCCTGGCAGGAATTCCCCTACTAGCCGGCCTGACCGCCCGCCGCACCGCAACAACCCTGCTGGTGCTGTACGTGATCGTCATCGCGGCGTCCCGCCCACTCCTCGGCGTCCACTTCCCCACAGACGTCCTCGCAGGCGCCGCACTGGGCACCGGATGGACACTCTTGTGCGCCTCAGTCCTGCGCCCTTGGCAGGACCAGCCGTCCGCAGGCTGA
- the fdxA gene encoding ferredoxin: MTYVIALPCVDVKDKACIEECPVDCIYEGERMLYIHPDECVDCGACEPVCPVEAIFYEDDTPEQWKDYYKANVEFFDDLGSPGGASKMGLIEKDHPLVSALPPQAEGESH, from the coding sequence GTGACTTACGTCATCGCCCTGCCCTGCGTGGACGTGAAGGACAAGGCCTGCATCGAGGAGTGCCCTGTCGACTGCATCTACGAGGGCGAGCGCATGCTCTACATCCACCCGGACGAGTGCGTCGACTGCGGCGCCTGCGAGCCGGTGTGCCCCGTGGAGGCGATCTTCTATGAGGACGACACGCCGGAGCAGTGGAAGGACTACTACAAGGCCAACGTGGAGTTCTTCGACGACCTCGGCTCCCCCGGCGGCGCCTCCAAGATGGGCCTGATCGAGAAGGACCACCCCCTGGTCTCCGCCCTGCCGCCGCAGGCCGAGGGAGAAAGCCACTAG
- the dapC gene encoding succinyldiaminopimelate transaminase, whose protein sequence is MRKLPDFPWDRLAPAKARAGHHPDGIVDLSVGTPVDPVPTVIQDALRTGSDAPGYPLTHGTPALREAAVGWMARRLAVPTVAPTAVLPVLGTKELVAWLPMLLGLGPGDHVAIPAVAYPTYDVGARIAGADTLVAAPEAAADLITTHRPKLIWLNSPANPNGRVAPAAELRAVVAAAREAGTVVVSDECYIELAWEAEPVSLLHPDVCGDSHEGLLAVHSLSKRSNLAGYRAGFVTGDPALVADLLEVRKHAGMIMPQPVQDAMTAALSDDAHAAEQKERYRRRRQVLREALERADFRIDHSEAGLYLWSTRDEDCWTTVDWLSERGILVAPGDFYGEAGARHVRVALTASDERVAAAAARLAGS, encoded by the coding sequence ATGCGGAAGCTCCCTGACTTCCCGTGGGACCGGCTCGCGCCCGCCAAGGCGCGAGCCGGCCATCACCCGGACGGCATCGTCGACCTGTCAGTCGGCACCCCCGTCGACCCGGTGCCCACCGTCATCCAAGACGCCCTGCGCACCGGCTCCGACGCCCCCGGCTACCCACTCACCCACGGCACACCCGCCCTCCGCGAGGCAGCCGTCGGCTGGATGGCCCGCCGCCTCGCCGTGCCCACCGTCGCCCCGACCGCGGTCCTGCCAGTCCTGGGCACCAAGGAACTGGTGGCCTGGCTCCCGATGCTCCTCGGCCTCGGCCCCGGCGACCACGTGGCCATCCCGGCGGTGGCCTACCCGACCTACGACGTCGGCGCCCGAATCGCCGGCGCCGACACCCTGGTGGCGGCTCCCGAAGCCGCCGCCGACCTGATCACCACGCACCGCCCCAAGCTCATCTGGCTCAACTCCCCGGCGAACCCCAACGGCCGGGTCGCGCCCGCCGCCGAGCTGCGCGCCGTGGTCGCCGCGGCCCGCGAGGCCGGGACCGTCGTGGTCTCCGACGAGTGCTACATCGAGCTGGCCTGGGAGGCCGAGCCGGTCTCGCTGCTGCACCCCGACGTCTGCGGCGACAGCCACGAAGGGCTGCTGGCCGTGCACTCCCTGTCCAAGCGCTCGAACCTGGCCGGCTACCGCGCGGGCTTCGTCACCGGCGACCCGGCCCTCGTGGCCGACCTGCTCGAGGTGCGCAAGCACGCCGGCATGATCATGCCGCAGCCGGTGCAGGACGCCATGACGGCCGCCCTGAGCGACGACGCCCACGCCGCGGAGCAGAAGGAGCGCTACCGCAGGCGGCGCCAGGTGCTGCGCGAGGCGCTGGAGCGGGCGGACTTCCGCATCGACCACTCCGAGGCCGGGCTGTATCTGTGGTCCACGCGGGACGAGGACTGCTGGACCACCGTCGACTGGCTCTCCGAGCGCGGCATCCTGGTGGCCCCTGGCGACTTCTACGGCGAGGCCGGGGCGCGGCACGTGCGGGTCGCGCTGACGGCGAGTGATGAGCGTGTCGCCGCTGCGGCTGCGCGGCTAGCCGGGTCTTGA
- a CDS encoding alpha/beta fold hydrolase codes for MIRTVRTPDGRRLAVCQRGDPDGAPVMLFHGTPGSRLGPVPRPMTLHACGIRLLTFDRPGFGESDRQVGRRVASVAADACTVADALGIDRFAVLGRSGGGPHALACAALLPERVTRAAAMVALAPRDGMGDAWFAGMTPGNIEAYTQAFTNPEALRQVLDDRAARIRADPASLLANIDEGLEPTDRAVIRQANIRKELVAAYAAAVSRSADGWYDDAIALAAPWGFDPADIRVPVYLWHGAEDRFSPASHTTWLGERIPRATVDLEPRASHFSALLRMPQVIVWSGARVSWDAAVGLGVRGRAASGQRRAGQPGRFVDYRSS; via the coding sequence ATGATCCGCACAGTCCGGACCCCGGACGGCCGCCGCCTGGCCGTCTGTCAGCGCGGCGACCCCGACGGTGCACCGGTGATGCTGTTCCACGGCACGCCCGGCAGCCGGTTGGGGCCGGTGCCGCGTCCTATGACGCTGCACGCCTGTGGCATCCGCCTCCTGACGTTCGACCGGCCCGGGTTCGGCGAGTCGGACCGGCAGGTAGGGCGGAGAGTCGCCTCGGTTGCGGCGGATGCGTGCACTGTCGCGGATGCATTGGGCATCGATCGCTTCGCCGTTCTTGGGCGCTCGGGTGGCGGTCCGCATGCGCTGGCGTGTGCGGCGCTGTTGCCGGAGCGCGTGACGAGGGCGGCGGCGATGGTGGCCTTGGCGCCTCGCGATGGCATGGGCGATGCCTGGTTCGCCGGTATGACGCCCGGCAACATCGAGGCCTACACCCAGGCCTTCACGAACCCCGAGGCGCTGCGTCAGGTGCTGGACGACCGCGCGGCGCGGATCCGTGCCGACCCGGCGAGTCTGCTGGCGAACATCGACGAGGGGCTGGAGCCGACCGACCGTGCGGTGATCCGGCAGGCGAATATCCGCAAGGAGCTCGTCGCCGCTTATGCGGCGGCGGTTTCGCGTTCGGCGGATGGTTGGTATGACGATGCGATCGCGTTGGCGGCGCCTTGGGGGTTCGATCCCGCTGATATCCGGGTGCCGGTGTACCTGTGGCACGGGGCGGAGGATCGGTTCTCGCCGGCGAGCCATACGACATGGCTGGGTGAGCGGATTCCGCGCGCGACGGTCGACCTGGAGCCGCGTGCGTCGCATTTCAGCGCCCTGTTGCGGATGCCCCAAGTGATCGTGTGGTCGGGTGCACGGGTGTCGTGGGATGCGGCGGTCGGGCTTGGGGTACGGGGGAGAGCGGCTTCGGGGCAGCGTCGGGCGGGGCAGCCGGGTCGGTTCGTGGATTACCGGAGCTCTTAG